The proteins below come from a single Eubacterium limosum genomic window:
- a CDS encoding ABC transporter substrate-binding protein: MKKKRWLTFVGCLLAVVLMSAGCSTKQVEEEPKPEPQTVKIAALSGPTGMGMAEMIAEGVELGEQVEPEWTIATAPDQVTAGIINGDYQIAAVPTNLAATLYNKTEGKVILGAVNTLGTLSIVADKSENINSMADLRGKTVYATGQGSTPEYVLNYLLDKNGLTPGTDVTIEWFGEHSEAAAKLASGEGSIAMLPQPFATATLAKNENLKLAVDMTDAWEKATDGTKLEMGCVVVNKEWAEKNPTIVKKFMEAYKTSVETVNVADERAANDVVEAKIMDNQQMAQKAIPNCSIVFITPSDAKGDLQKYFDVLVSFEPKSVGGKVPGEDFYGLTY, translated from the coding sequence ATGAAGAAAAAAAGATGGCTTACGTTTGTCGGATGCCTTTTGGCAGTAGTTTTAATGAGTGCTGGCTGCTCAACGAAGCAGGTAGAGGAAGAACCAAAACCAGAGCCACAGACAGTTAAAATTGCTGCGTTGTCTGGCCCAACAGGAATGGGCATGGCCGAAATGATCGCCGAAGGTGTTGAACTGGGAGAGCAGGTAGAGCCTGAATGGACAATCGCCACAGCCCCCGACCAAGTGACAGCGGGAATCATCAATGGTGATTATCAGATTGCGGCAGTGCCAACCAATCTGGCGGCCACCCTGTATAATAAAACAGAGGGTAAAGTTATTTTGGGTGCTGTGAACACATTGGGAACTTTATCAATAGTAGCGGATAAAAGTGAGAATATCAATTCCATGGCGGATCTCAGAGGAAAGACGGTTTACGCTACCGGGCAGGGTTCTACACCGGAATATGTCTTAAACTATCTGTTAGATAAAAATGGCCTGACACCAGGGACTGACGTAACCATTGAATGGTTTGGGGAACACAGTGAAGCGGCCGCGAAGCTTGCGTCTGGAGAAGGCTCCATTGCCATGCTGCCGCAGCCTTTTGCCACAGCGACTCTTGCTAAGAATGAAAACTTGAAGTTGGCTGTCGACATGACGGATGCCTGGGAGAAAGCTACAGACGGAACAAAGCTGGAGATGGGCTGTGTAGTAGTAAACAAGGAATGGGCTGAAAAGAACCCAACGATTGTCAAAAAGTTCATGGAGGCATATAAAACCTCGGTTGAAACGGTCAATGTTGCTGATGAGCGCGCTGCCAATGATGTTGTGGAAGCAAAAATTATGGATAATCAGCAGATGGCTCAGAAAGCTATTCCAAATTGCAGTATTGTTTTTATTACACCGTCTGACGCCAAAGGAGACCTGCAGAAATACTTTGATGTTCTGGTTTCTTTTGAACCAAAATCGGTAGGAGGAAAGGTACCGGGTGAAGATTTCTACGGACTCACATATTAA
- a CDS encoding 1-propanol dehydrogenase PduQ, giving the protein MEVFELNTKVISGVDCLEYFNQYKNQGIFIVCDKFLAENQSVTRILKEIDDSNKVVLFTDVVPDPPLEEVAAGMKRLMASSCDVIVAFGGGSAIDAAKAILFFTAKQTGKVFEFIAIPTTSGTGSDATAATVITDLQAKVKHLFADPMMLPAVALLNPDFTRSVPKPIVANTGIDVLTHALEAYVAQGRDNFSDCFAEKSVQIITQSLLITYNDPDNTYHREQMQVASTMAGMAFNKAGLGINHGIAHNLGGMFHIPHGLANAILLPHVVTFNSRDEGCLNRYAQLAKVTGIAPFTDTARVAVDKLIAYIRDIMEKTEMPTSLIAWGMDRNEFEAGKRQLAENALVDTCTQTTPLMPTADEVLEILNNISQ; this is encoded by the coding sequence ATGGAAGTTTTTGAATTAAATACAAAGGTCATCAGTGGCGTTGACTGCCTTGAATATTTTAATCAGTACAAGAATCAGGGAATCTTCATTGTCTGCGATAAGTTTCTGGCAGAAAACCAGTCTGTAACCCGAATTTTAAAAGAAATAGACGATTCAAATAAAGTTGTACTGTTCACAGATGTGGTGCCAGACCCACCACTTGAAGAAGTTGCAGCCGGTATGAAGCGGCTCATGGCAAGCAGCTGTGATGTGATCGTCGCCTTCGGCGGCGGATCAGCCATCGATGCCGCTAAAGCGATCCTTTTCTTTACAGCCAAGCAAACGGGGAAGGTTTTTGAGTTTATTGCGATTCCAACCACAAGCGGTACCGGGTCAGACGCAACCGCCGCAACGGTTATCACTGATTTACAGGCAAAGGTCAAGCACCTTTTTGCAGATCCAATGATGTTGCCGGCTGTGGCACTTTTAAATCCGGATTTTACAAGAAGCGTCCCCAAGCCGATCGTGGCCAATACTGGTATTGACGTATTAACACATGCTCTGGAAGCTTATGTAGCCCAGGGAAGAGATAATTTTTCAGATTGTTTCGCTGAAAAGTCTGTTCAGATTATTACACAGTCGCTTTTGATCACATATAACGATCCAGACAATACTTACCACCGTGAACAGATGCAGGTAGCGTCAACCATGGCAGGTATGGCCTTTAATAAAGCGGGACTGGGCATTAATCATGGCATTGCACATAACCTGGGCGGTATGTTTCATATTCCGCATGGACTGGCCAATGCGATTTTACTGCCGCATGTGGTTACTTTTAACAGCCGCGATGAGGGATGTCTGAATCGTTACGCACAGCTCGCTAAGGTTACGGGTATCGCGCCTTTTACAGACACGGCCAGAGTTGCTGTGGATAAGCTGATCGCGTACATCCGGGATATTATGGAAAAAACGGAAATGCCTACTTCTCTGATTGCATGGGGAATGGATAGAAATGAGTTTGAAGCTGGAAAACGTCAGCTTGCAGAGAATGCTCTGGTAGATACCTGCACTCAGACAACACCTCTCATGCCAACCGCTGATGAAGTACTGGAAATTCTTAATAATATATCTCAATAA
- the lon gene encoding endopeptidase La produces the protein MNLEMKHTAIIPITETVIYPGVASRIFVNEVIGQNIKKLIVRNDTLAVGVTTKDYHAYDLLTGESFYSVGVLLNFDNIQRADNGYIIDINTLGRVRVSNIANDGEGLVGDYYELEDIHDLDETEQAEMIDYIKGIMGDIGRNFKGADYFVKLLEGFHSIEEVIGYTVPMMGIPISSKQELLEIDSEKERALKFIDYVIREKDSVHLQLEISKKYSKQKDKAYREAMLREQLKNIRAELGEMDTEEEEEADYRKRIEESDMPEKVRKVAMKELKKLEAAAQGSAEVNVIQNYLDLLLELPWHSEIKEIDIGKARNVLDSHHYGIDDVKKRIIEHLAVMKLKEDKQGSILLLAGPPGTGKTSLGKSIAEALDREYVRVSLGGVRDESEIRGHRRTYVGALPGRIIKGINDAGTMNPVFILDEIDKLGISNQGDPSAALLEVLDPEQNNTFADHYLEVPYDLSDVFFIATANDLSTIPAPLLDRAEIIELSSYTNREKLHIAKDHLIPKVLDDHGLSASQLTISDEALLQIIEDYTAEAGVRGLTKQLAKIARVATERIVSGKCEELAVTKDNLREILGNKTRRHEKAGENNKPGVVTGMAWTAVGGEILFTEATIMPGNGKLTLTGQLGDVMKESATIAMSLIRSRLGGESNGFNYFSYDTHIHVPSGATPKDGPSAGVTLTTALASLVLGKPVDSKLSMTGEITLSGQVLPVGGIKEKVIAAHRSGIEKVLLPRENQKDVEDIPEEVRNELTFVFVDTIEDVLKEALGVDLPECDLKFDVLLNKPEDKDHTPSMIL, from the coding sequence ATGAATTTAGAAATGAAGCATACAGCGATCATTCCAATTACTGAGACGGTTATCTATCCTGGTGTGGCAAGCCGTATTTTTGTAAATGAAGTGATTGGCCAAAATATAAAAAAACTGATCGTTCGCAACGACACCTTGGCTGTCGGCGTAACGACAAAAGATTATCATGCATACGACCTCCTGACGGGTGAATCTTTTTACTCTGTTGGAGTGCTTTTGAACTTTGATAATATTCAGCGTGCAGACAACGGATATATTATTGATATTAATACATTAGGAAGGGTGCGCGTCAGCAATATTGCCAACGATGGTGAAGGACTTGTAGGCGATTATTATGAACTCGAGGATATTCATGATTTGGATGAAACCGAGCAGGCAGAAATGATTGACTATATCAAAGGTATCATGGGAGATATTGGACGTAACTTTAAGGGAGCAGATTATTTTGTCAAGCTGCTTGAAGGGTTCCATTCGATTGAAGAGGTAATCGGCTATACTGTTCCCATGATGGGGATTCCAATTTCCAGCAAGCAGGAGCTTTTGGAGATTGATTCAGAAAAAGAACGGGCGCTTAAATTTATTGATTATGTGATCCGCGAGAAGGATTCGGTTCATCTGCAGCTTGAAATCAGCAAGAAGTATTCCAAGCAGAAGGATAAAGCTTACAGAGAAGCCATGCTCAGAGAGCAGCTGAAAAATATTCGCGCTGAGCTGGGCGAGATGGATACTGAAGAGGAAGAGGAAGCAGATTACAGAAAGCGCATCGAAGAATCCGATATGCCGGAAAAAGTCCGCAAGGTAGCGATGAAAGAGCTTAAAAAGCTGGAGGCTGCGGCCCAGGGAAGTGCGGAGGTTAACGTCATTCAGAATTATCTCGATTTATTGCTTGAGCTGCCTTGGCACAGTGAAATTAAGGAAATTGATATTGGTAAGGCCAGAAATGTGCTTGACTCGCACCATTATGGTATCGATGATGTGAAAAAACGTATCATTGAGCATTTAGCTGTTATGAAGCTGAAAGAAGATAAACAGGGCTCCATTCTGCTGTTAGCCGGACCTCCGGGAACAGGTAAAACAAGCCTTGGAAAGAGTATAGCTGAAGCGCTGGATCGTGAGTACGTACGTGTCAGCCTTGGCGGCGTCAGAGATGAATCTGAAATCCGTGGCCATCGCCGCACATATGTTGGCGCCTTACCTGGACGCATTATCAAGGGAATCAATGACGCGGGAACCATGAATCCGGTTTTCATCCTTGATGAAATTGATAAGCTGGGTATTTCAAACCAGGGTGACCCGTCTGCGGCACTTTTGGAAGTTTTAGATCCAGAACAAAATAATACATTTGCGGATCATTATCTGGAGGTACCATATGATTTGTCCGATGTTTTCTTCATTGCGACTGCCAACGATCTGAGCACCATTCCAGCACCGCTTTTAGACAGAGCTGAAATCATTGAACTTTCCAGCTACACAAACCGTGAGAAACTGCATATTGCCAAGGATCATCTGATTCCGAAGGTATTGGACGACCATGGTCTTAGTGCAAGTCAGCTGACCATCAGCGACGAAGCACTGCTTCAGATCATTGAAGACTATACCGCAGAAGCGGGTGTCCGAGGACTGACCAAGCAATTGGCAAAAATTGCCCGTGTGGCAACGGAACGTATCGTTTCCGGAAAATGTGAAGAGCTGGCAGTTACAAAAGACAATCTAAGAGAAATTCTTGGCAATAAAACACGTCGCCATGAAAAAGCGGGTGAAAACAATAAACCTGGCGTGGTAACCGGTATGGCGTGGACTGCTGTTGGCGGAGAAATCCTCTTTACAGAGGCCACTATTATGCCAGGAAACGGAAAACTGACTTTAACCGGCCAGTTGGGCGATGTCATGAAAGAAAGTGCTACCATTGCCATGAGTTTGATTCGTTCCCGTCTCGGCGGTGAAAGCAATGGGTTTAACTATTTCTCCTACGATACACATATCCACGTGCCTTCCGGTGCAACACCCAAGGATGGCCCAAGCGCGGGTGTAACCTTAACCACTGCTCTGGCATCCTTAGTTCTTGGAAAACCGGTAGACAGCAAACTGTCTATGACCGGTGAGATTACCCTGAGCGGCCAGGTACTGCCAGTTGGAGGAATTAAAGAAAAGGTTATCGCAGCTCACCGCAGCGGCATTGAAAAAGTGCTGCTTCCCAGAGAGAATCAAAAAGATGTTGAGGATATTCCAGAAGAAGTGCGAAATGAACTGACTTTTGTTTTCGTCGATACGATTGAGGATGTCCTTAAAGAGGCTCTTGGCGTTGATTTGCCGGAATGCGACCTGAAATTTGATGTTTTATTAAACAAACCGGAAGATAAGGACCACACCCCTTCAATGATTTTATAA
- a CDS encoding MarR family winged helix-turn-helix transcriptional regulator yields MTCKRHELYQAYMKLLELGSQCSETISHECQAKALTRKQVYYLRIIDENNNMTFSKLADFTSNSKPTITEVINKFISWDCVYKEKSDKDKRVCYIHLTPKGKRIARAEELTQLRLIERIEACLDESEINTLITLLNKLN; encoded by the coding sequence ATGACATGTAAAAGACATGAGCTCTATCAGGCATACATGAAGCTTTTAGAACTAGGAAGCCAGTGTAGCGAGACCATCAGCCATGAATGCCAGGCCAAAGCACTGACTCGTAAACAGGTTTATTATTTACGGATCATTGATGAAAACAACAATATGACCTTTAGCAAGCTGGCTGATTTTACATCAAATTCTAAGCCAACCATAACGGAAGTGATCAATAAGTTTATTTCCTGGGATTGTGTTTACAAAGAGAAATCAGATAAAGATAAAAGGGTGTGCTACATCCACCTGACACCCAAAGGAAAACGCATTGCTCGGGCAGAGGAACTGACCCAACTTCGGCTGATCGAACGCATTGAAGCTTGTCTGGATGAGTCAGAAATTAATACACTCATAACCCTGTTGAATAAACTGAATTGA
- a CDS encoding HAD family hydrolase, producing the protein MIEAVIFDMDGVIIDSEPDYKQIELDMYAEMGLEMSEEDAVKSMGRVTVDWWRELKERFGFEQSAEELAEYENNLYLDFLFSDENQKTMMEGVDVFLKTLRDKGYRIAIASSSTVPAINRVLELFDLEDAFDVRVSGDHVAVGKPAPDIFLRAAELLNVAPEKCMVIEDSGSGILAAKRAGMQCTAYLSAPEGQVDVHLADYRIAHFDRFFETVTIMD; encoded by the coding sequence ATGATCGAGGCAGTCATTTTTGATATGGATGGAGTCATTATTGATTCTGAACCAGACTATAAACAAATTGAGTTGGATATGTACGCCGAAATGGGCTTGGAGATGTCTGAAGAAGACGCAGTGAAAAGCATGGGCAGAGTGACAGTTGACTGGTGGCGGGAGCTGAAAGAACGATTTGGTTTTGAACAGAGCGCTGAGGAACTGGCAGAATATGAAAATAATCTATATCTGGACTTTTTATTCAGCGATGAAAATCAGAAAACCATGATGGAGGGTGTAGATGTTTTTCTGAAGACCTTAAGGGATAAAGGGTACCGCATCGCAATCGCCTCTTCCTCAACCGTTCCTGCGATTAATCGTGTGTTGGAATTGTTTGATTTAGAGGACGCTTTTGATGTAAGGGTTTCAGGAGATCACGTCGCTGTGGGTAAGCCGGCTCCGGATATTTTTTTGCGCGCTGCAGAATTATTGAATGTAGCGCCTGAAAAATGTATGGTCATTGAAGATTCTGGCAGCGGGATTCTGGCAGCCAAGCGGGCCGGTATGCAGTGTACAGCGTATCTCAGCGCTCCGGAAGGTCAGGTTGATGTCCATCTGGCGGATTATCGAATAGCACATTTTGACCGCTTTTTTGAAACCGTAACGATTATGGATTAA
- a CDS encoding TetR/AcrR family transcriptional regulator, whose protein sequence is MAEKLTTKGKKTRENIMNTAKKLFYERGYTNTGIQDIAEEAGVKLGTMTYYFKKKTDLVGEIYNTYFMGLYNSISETLGQEATLFTKYCFTLICFFDDILKDSKNARFYYEILEKDASRKERLYLIKTFNRSCLDFFNKSYEKDDLDAYAITNYGAQKEIYMDYYDRELPFDAHKVVEYLVRNTFRILAIDKETLDNTIEQAFRFSESGQLSEIRFLI, encoded by the coding sequence ATGGCCGAAAAATTAACAACTAAAGGGAAAAAGACCCGAGAAAATATAATGAATACTGCAAAAAAGCTGTTTTATGAACGCGGTTATACCAATACAGGAATCCAGGATATTGCAGAAGAAGCAGGTGTAAAGCTTGGTACGATGACCTATTATTTCAAAAAAAAGACAGATTTAGTAGGTGAGATTTACAATACATATTTCATGGGGCTTTACAACTCTATCAGTGAGACTTTGGGACAGGAGGCAACACTGTTTACAAAATACTGTTTTACGCTGATTTGTTTTTTTGATGATATCCTTAAAGACTCAAAAAATGCTCGGTTTTATTATGAAATATTGGAAAAAGATGCCAGCCGTAAAGAGCGTTTGTATTTAATTAAGACATTCAATCGATCATGTCTTGATTTTTTCAATAAATCATATGAGAAAGATGATCTGGACGCATATGCCATTACGAATTATGGCGCGCAAAAGGAAATATATATGGATTATTACGACAGAGAGTTGCCTTTTGATGCACACAAGGTTGTGGAGTATCTGGTACGCAACACGTTTCGTATTTTAGCCATTGACAAAGAAACGCTGGATAATACTATTGAGCAGGCCTTTCGTTTTTCTGAAAGCGGACAACTGTCAGAAATTCGCTTTCTGATCTAA